gaaaaagaaaaagaaatatccgTTTATTTTCTCTGCTTTCCCTACTTCTTGCCTTCCCTCCATTTTCCCACCTTCCGAACATGCTGCAATTTTTGTAATTTCCAACAAGATGAGCACAGCATACAGCAACCCTCTACCTAACACTGTCTACTCATCAGCTCCAACAATCCCTCACCATGAAAATTTTCCTATCATCACCTTTGCAATCTCTGTAAAAGGTTCATTTCATTTCAGTtgggagaaaagaaaaagaaattttaacaaaaaaaaaaacaatcttttaacatttttgttttgtggttttctttttcaggtttaataaaagagaaatggAATGGTAGGAGAGGGAGATTGGTTAATTTTTCTCGTGGTGCAATCAGAGCCGTCGATGGAGGTCGACAGCAACAGCTTTCTCCATGGGATGATAAACCCTATGAGATTCTGCCAAGTGGGAAAAAATCATACTTGGATGAGCAAGATGCAGTTGCATTTCTTGATCCTCCTAAAGACTTGATTCCTCTGGAACCTGAGTCTTACAATCCAGCTGCTTATCTCTGGTGAGTCAAATAAGTGTATCTGCTGCTGTTAATAATCTCTGTGGCATGtgaatattttgttaaattttgaTACTATAAGCAAGTTTCTTGGAAATATATAGCTTGGATTTACTAAGGAATTCCAGAAAACCTCAAAactttgaatttgcaaatgaaACATGGTGCAATGTCGTTTCAATACTATTTCTGTATGCCGCGATATCCAACTGTGAACTGTGCTTCAAATTCAATTCTTACATATTAGATCCATCTTAACAATTATGGGATTTACTTTGCTTATAGTTGATGGTTTTTTGCATTTTGTGTGAAAAATTGTGTGGTTATACACACTTATTCTTGTTGTTGTATTTCcgttaattatattgattgctttacttaaaaaagaaaaaagaaagaataggaGCTccaaaaaattttctttataatacaTTTGCATGTGCAATTGATATTCAGTATTGATGTAAAGACCAATTATTGTCTGTTGTATAGTGTTGCTAACTCAAAATCCACAAAACACATGAAGTAATTTACTCCGCCTTGATTGTAAATATTTGATGGTCAGCCCCTCAATTTCTGAACATTTGATTCAATAATGAATGTTTTTTGAGATGAACACTGCTTCCTATGCAGCAAAAAGAGATGGTTCTATATTCTTTTGAGATAAAAATGAGGTAATATCAAATGTGGGCATAATAGCCTAATAGATTCTTAATTCCGTTGTCTTTATCTGTTCTAAATGGTATTCCGAAATTTGCTTGAATATATGCAAATTATGAAATGAGATCTGGGGTTGAACTCAGTTCAACTAGAACAGTTTTTGTGGTTTCTCTCTCGGAGATGTATCATCCACCATATTCTACTCACAGTTGGTTTCTAATGGATGTCCTTGCTATCTTTCTTTGCAAGGAGCCAAGTTTGCATCTTTATTGTCCACTGATTGATCCTCATCAAGTAAtattatatgctaaagatCTTTTGTTGGCAGAATAAAAGGAAGACCAAAATTGCTACTATCTTTCCGCTATTACTTGTATATGATTCAAGGCATTGATAacttacttatttttttttttattagatgaCATATGCTGGTAATTCTTCATTTACTCTGTTTTCTGTTGTTCTTAATCTGCaggaaaaaaattgaagatatTCCAGAAGATAGACGTCATAGATTGCTGGCCTTGTTAGAACCTAGGTTACTTTTCATTGAAGCTTATCTAgctcttttgatttttaaaatgtttttttGCTGAGCTTCTGATTCCTATCTTCTATCTTCAACTTCTTCCCATTTTATTCCTCTATTTGTTGGTAAATTAAGAATCATTACTGCACTAAGCCGTAACTCCTCTAGACTTTGGAGGTCTAGTGGAGTGACTCCCTCAATGGGAGCGGCCATTCgggaatttgaaaaaatagtaTACGAATGGCAAATAACATGACGTGGACATGAAAACATATTTGAATGGCTTAAATTGGCAATTGATATTATAGGATGAATTTGATGTAGGCTTATATCAAGAGCTTGGCAGACAGCTGGTACCCGGTACGAAGATCCTATATTAGCTAAGAAAAGTTCATCCAACTTGTTAAATTGTGAAGATTGTGAAACATCagttgaattttataattgccGAAGTAGTGGAGGTAATTCATCTAAATGTTCTTTTTATATCTAGTTGGATGAGTGTGTCTCTAGAGATTTAGGGTATTATGAACAGCTTATGTGATCGAGAAACATTTAAATTGATTGAAATAGTTAGATGTGAATATTGCAGCTGAAGTCAGTTTTTATCTTCACCATTTCTCTATGTATTTGTTTTGAGATGATTCATGCATTGTCTCTTATTTCAATTGCATCTTTCAAATACATCTGAAAAGGATATAGAAAagctttatttcttttattttccctcttttcatttatttatttattttttgttggcAGTGGGAGGGATAAAACAGCAATATCAATCTTAATTCTTAgctaaataaaactaagtaaTCAAGGACAATCAAGGTTAAATCTCTGCATTtggttattaaaattaaaggcCATAATAAAATAGAGTTTAATTCGTGTACAATGTTATTTAGTTATCGCAGTGAAAGGGTCAGTACGAGACTTCAGGAATGAACAAGTGTCATTtattagagagagagagagagagagagaggtttTGATTATTGAATGAGAAGTAAGGTGTCAATGACAGCTATATCTAGGGCTTGGTGTTGATTATGAGTTTAGGGTTGCTGTGGCAGAGGCTGTTATTAGGGTAAGTGCAAACGATATTACTCTTAATTGAATACTAGACGGCATAAAAATAATGCTAAACTGTATTTAGGATgatttagttattataattcaaaaaCCAAATCGAACtgtaataaaatagttaattgaACAAACTCCAGttaaacaaattgaaatttagaaaagaaaactgaaattaTCAAAACACACTAGTTCTGTTTGGTATACTGATTTAGATTGAATAATGCTAACTGCAGGTGCATTTTTAGCATCATCATCCATACCCAAATACTGTCTGGGGAAAAAGTTTAGGaagaaattgatgattttgataCTGAATTTCATGTTTGAAATGGATCATGATTCTCTTGCAAAACAGATGAAAAATAGTAAGGTTCTAGGTTTTGTGACCAAGGTTGTGTAGGCAGTCATGCCTAGGGCTGAATCGCATTGCACAATCCATAGAACCAAAATTACTGAAAGTCTCTCTTGTTTACTAAATGCTAAGAGAACATTATAAGAATTGATATGTTGTTATTTGCAACATCAAGAACTGTAAGTTACTGGCCTCCTAAACCTTATGGGACTCGGATCCTATATAAGAAGTGAGACTTCCTGATTTGTGAGGATTGGAGGGACCCTTGCTTTTTCTGCAGAGAAAGCTGCTTCCACAGCTCTTACCTCTGGGTCTTCTGAACATAAAAGAGCAACCTTATTGTTGCATCAAGGTTCTCGCTGTCTCACCCTCAGTTAGAAGATATGCTCTTTGCTAATTTGATTGAGAAAGGGTACAAGAAGACTACATAGATTAATAAGAGACTTGAACTTAAAATTAGAAAGCTGACAATTAATTTGCTTacttgtaaaatatttttttgaatttacaATAATGCTCCTGAAAAGTTATACAGATTGTACACTTTTTGACATCATCTGTTGGTAGATTATAATTAATGATGAAGTGAGAGGCGATACTGGATATCTGCAACGGCAATGAGGATAAGTAGAGGATCCAATATAATAAGTGTGCAATCATGACCAGGTGTTCTGTGACAGATAAGAAGAATGGAAGAATGATATGGGGAACAAAAGAAGGCTAGGGAATACTGTATGGCGTCAGGTGTAATATCCTCAAGGAATAATATATGACAATATTTTAAAGGGAGAACGAGAATTGAAGGGGAGTTTGAAGTCCAAAATGTCCAAAAGATCGCAAATGGTAAATGTGAGGGGGTAATTTTTAACGAGAATGTGGTAACAATTCAACAATGTCATGACAGCTGTAAATGTGATTAGGAGAAAATAGGGACATACTACATGTTCTAAATGACAGTTGGTACTGACAATAGGTAAAGAGAGATGGTCCTCTTTGATAGGGCCACTCCTGGTTGATGaaacttaaaattttgtaGACTATCCCATTGGTTTAGATTTAATGCTTGAATCCTGCAACTAAACCCATAGTGAATTCTATTGACTGCCTTATTTATAGTCTCCATGTCTTTATTTGGAAATCCTAAATAATGTCAAATTACATTAACTGATAATGGTGATGATTCAAGACAAGCATATGCATTTCACCGCATGTTTCTTACTTATATTTCACCTCTCCAAGTTTTAATATATGCCGTCCTTCCATGACAATATGATACTAACATGAGAAACTGGTAACTAGGACCTTGGCCTATGGGTTGGTTGAAACTCTTCAAGAAGGTCAGTTCTgaactctttgtatgatgaAGACATTCTTACCTTTCTTGTTCTCTTAATTCTCCTTTCTAGCtcattttctctcttctctctctcccttctttttccttctattTTTCCCTTCCACTTTATGCAATGacactttcatttttttcgATGCAAATTTGTTTGGGCTTCTCAGGCTATTTTCCGTTGCAATGATGGGAAGACCTATGGAAGATTGATAGGTATGTTCGATACTTGTATTTCCCTTATTGACAGATGAAGGAAATGAATTTACGTCTAAAATGGTTTTCTTTggtccttttttctttttcttttgggctGGGTTTGGGGGCAAAGAGATGCAAAAAGGGAAGAGATGTGAACTGCCACAATCAAATTTGTTTgtctttaaaatttcataatccAGCTTATTCAGATTCAATTTATGTTCATGTTGCATTAATAATATTGGATGAGTAGTTCAATGGTTGAGTGCCAACATTGTAATGTAGGAGATTAGAGTTCAAACCTTGGTTGTGGCTTTTGTTGGGGTTTGGTACTTGATCAGGTTTGATCCCTCACAAATACTTTTAGAGTTGGACTTACAGTGTGTAAAATTACACACGGCACACAGACACACATATATATGACGGTGccctttcttttaaaataaacattgaATTTATGTTGCTTTTGTGCTTATGCATCCATTTCCATATCCTTTCATTCTATCGTGATGCCAATTGCCAAGTGCAAATTTGTATTGAATGTCCTATTGCCCTGCACTAGACAGGTGATACATGCTGCCTCTGGATGCAGTTTATTTTGCAGTAATGATTTCTGCCTAAACCTAGTATTTTGTTCACCTCCTATCATTAAAAAGATGAAGGCACTGTATGAGGCTTCTGCCAGACAAGTGATATCAAGTTGTGAACCCTGCTAAACGGGTCTAGTTTATCAGGCTAATTCTTTTTCACATGCTCCTTGTGACCCTTAAATTTCTacaaatagataaaaaaatcaatatgtaCTTTCAAGTATCTTGCTTTTGATTGGTTTATATTGCTTATTCCCCTTGTccaatttcatttattttcagaGATGTCTGAGGGGTGCATTTTTAGTTTTCtggttcataaaataaattttctgtTATAAGCCATTGTGTTTTGCTTACAAGGTTAATTTGCTTGACCCCAATGTCTCTTAACTGATAACAATAATGCTTGAACAGGTGGATCATTAATTGCTCAAATTACTAACACGACTAGTCCATTGTATTTTATGGTAACACAACATGGGGAAGTAATGTCAACAGAGCAGCCTTGTGATCTAGCATATGAACTGGGAGACGGGCAATTGAATCTCCATAATTATCCTCAAAGTTTTCCAACACCAGGTGAGATTTGTTTATGGTACTGTAGCTGATATGTTGACCgagaattataatttcttatgcATGTTTTGCTGCTTGTGTTCTTGCAACAAAGTCATAAGAACTTCTTTTCCCCTGACTTGTTGAGATAATGGTGGTAATTCATCTACATTCTAGAAGATCTTGTGAATAAACCCATAATGGTATCTCATTTCACCAACTCAACTCCACTAGCCTGTTTCCCTAATCCATTTGGGTTTGCTTATATCAATCACTTTCTTTCACTATTCTCATTTGAGGCTACACTCGGAGAATTTCTAATACTGCCAAATcctttttaatcatttatttaacTTGAATATACTCAACCTTCTATACCAATATATTGTAAGTTTATGTTAGAAAAACCAAATCATCTCAATCATTCCTCTTTCAACTTATGTTTAATGGACGCCTTCCATATTGCTAGGACATTCATTATCTGGTTTTCTTCCACTCCATATCCTCATCCCTAGCAACCTAATATTACAAGCATGTCTTTTCGTGGTCAAACTGTAGTCACTTGTAGAACTCCTTGTGCAACTTAACCAGGATTTATGATTGCATTAGACCTTCGTTGTACCTTTTCATTTTAACCATCTTGATTATAGTCCTATGACGTTCTCTTCACAATGGCCATCCTTTTTAATGAAGAATCTGGGCGTAGAAATTGTGTGCTTTGTCATTTAAATCATCTATAGTAACTTTGTGATTTGTGTTGTACTTGCTCTCCCTTGTGCTGCTAAAATGGCAATGCATATTGGTTGTACTTAACTTGAAACCCCTGGACTATATATCTGGAGCTGAAGGACATGTTGTCTTTTCCATAGGTCCTTGTAGTAATGAGATTTATAGTATTTCATGCATAGGTTCATCTAGTGCTAATTTTTTTCAAGTAGGTACTCACTCTTCCTCCTCCACTATTACGAAATACATATaagaaaagaggaaaggaaaaaagagaaagaagaagaaaagaagagagctCATTGACTGACTATTTGCCTGAGATATAAAACCACTAATCAAATTCTCCTCTTTTATTGTGAACAATGTGTTCTATTGTTTTGGCTGCACAGTATATATAAGCAGTCTGACCAAATTTAATCACTTTTTGCAGCAAAGCATCCGTATCCTTTCAATGATCAGGTTGTTATATATGTTCGTCATGTTGGACCTGGGGTGTCAGTGGGGCAAGCATGGCAAGAAGGAAATGAATTGCAGCAAGTGCCTCGGAAGCTATGTGGCGAGATATTGATGGTTAAAGATTATAGTGCATCCTTGGCACGTTGCTGAAGAAATGTCATGTGCAATATATCATTATGTTGATCCATGACAAAGTTCTTAAGGGTACAGAGAGAATTACTGGAAGATATGCATGCCCGGGTTTTGAAATAGACATGCTTCCTGCCGAGGTTTTGAAATAGACATGTTTCTTGCCAGGGTTTCGAGGTAGATAGTCTTCCTGCCAAATATTTAATCATGGATATTGAACATGGAAGAGATGAGAAGTTTCTGAAGCTATCTTTGGCTTGTGGCATTGGTTGCTACCATTTAACTGATTTTGATCTCAGAATGTGGTTCCTGAGACtcagaattttgaatttcttgtAACAAAgttttaaatgtaaatattGTCCATCCGTCGAAACTTCTCATCATAGTTGGCCTATTACGGGTGTGCTTGGAATTACTGTTGCGTGTCGAGAGAACaggtttagaattttttaaaatttaatatattattttttaaaatttttataaactgtTTTTTTCAAATCCTTTTtaaaaagaagcacttttcAATGCCAAAGAAAGCATACATGTGATGGACCCGAAGTAGTACAAACTACTGACGGAAGTCACAATTTTCTGAACTTTGTGAAATGTAAGTTTGGTTTCTCAGCTGTCTTATTATTCTCAATATTATTGTTAGACATGACATAATCAGAGCTGTTTCAGTATTCCTTACAATTTCAACTGCTAGCTTGGACTGTTTGATACCCATGGTGCTTTAAATATAAACCTCGGAACTTGCCCAGGACTCCAATTTTATCAATCAACCAAGGATTGTAGCTTTTCTAAAGGTGGATATAAAGGAGCACCTGTACCTCTAAACCAATCTGACTATGCAGAGTTGAATTGACTGCAGCCAGAGACTGGCAGAGCATGAGAAAGTCTCCATATCTGTACAGAATGGAACCACATTCCTGTGTACATTGACAAAAAGGATCTCACTTTCCCCAAGTATAAACTATAAACACTGATTTTGAGATGCCATCTCTGCATAAGCTACAACACCTCAAATCCTACTCTCTACATGAGCCAACAACATCATTTTCAACTGTTCTTTTACATGCCTTGATTAACCATCACGATCCCTTGATTAATCATCACAATCCCATCTCCATAGCACACAACGCAATGCCAGATGCTAAGTTTCCCAGCAAACAGAGACATGTGTCACATGCCATCAAAGAAGAATgcagccaaaaaaaaaaaaagaaaaagaaaaatcaagtaCAAGTACAAATCATAATGCCATCAaaataacccaataataataatacaaagtaaaatagaaaaccTGAAAGAACTCATCCATGACATTAAGCAAAATTTCTGCACTACTGTATTAAATCTGAAAGTTAACAAATTCCTTGAACTATAGAACAAGGACCCAAAAGCTATAATTTGCTCAACAGCTTGACAACTTTGATTCTTTCTGAAAGGTAAATGATACGAACAATTTGGAAAAaggttttatatttaaaacttcaaaaattGCTTGTTTCTTAGAGGTATAGGCTAAAGAGTATAAGCTATTTTGGGGAGGGGGATTTATCAATGGAAGGAGGAATCTTTTGGGTTGTTGTAGATGCAGACTCTTGGGAGTCAACAAGTTTGCGGAGTCTCTCTTGAAGAGCTCGTACTCTGTCCTCAGTCTTCCGAAGTTTTCTCCATCTATAGGTAGTCCACAGAGCAAAACCACCATACACTACTATATACGATCCCCACACATATGGATAAGTTTCTGCATTCTCTTTGATTTTTTGATATTGTTCTACTACCATTTCTGTAAAACCCTGCAGATTTGTGCTTTGCTCAGCTTTTTCTCCATCATGCTCACTAGCCATTTCCTTTGATGCTTTCTAATGAAAAGTTGAACAAACAAAGAATCAATATGAAATCAAACTTAAGCATAATAGGACCcttataatttcaaatattataatcaaatatggTACTCTCAGTCAATTGTTGTTAAGAACACAAAGGCCTTAGTTTGAGGTAGCAACATCATaaaatagagagaaaaaaCATAAGGAAAATGGCAAGGTTGGTGTAATGTAGCAATGCAAGAAGCAGGGAATTGGGATATGTTGACTCCATGAGAGGAATCCATTAGTTCAACCAAGCAGTCAACCAGTCCAACCACTTCAATAAGCAGACCCAGTTTAGATGACTTCAAACAGTCTGGTGCCCCCAATTTTAAGACTACAAAAAGTCTAGTCTACACTTGAAACTACCCTAAAGCACAAAATTTCACTGTTAAACTACAAAAGGAACTCGAGTATTCAAACTAGTGAACTATCCCCTAAAATAGCACACCCGCTTCACTGTTAAACTTCAAACAAACTCAAAGTAATCAAACTAATGCACTATCCTCTAGAAAAAGCAACACTGGATACCATAATACATAATGTCATTTCTTGAAACACCAAAACAGCACAATTAAGTTACTCAATGAACACTAAACAATACATGGAGTTATTTAGTACCCAGAAATTCTTGCACCTTCTGCAATCAAATGACAGAGAAAAAGGCAAAAGAATCAATGGAAACACTAATACGATGTTCATcatttcaaaaacaaaaatttttaAAGCATGACCCAGATAACAAAATTACtaatcacaaaaaaaaagtgaGGTTTGGAAGTAACCTTGAGAAGTCAATTGCTTGGAAAAGTAGTGTCAATTTGGCTTAGAGAGAGAATCTTCACATATTCTTAATTAGGGTTGCCAAAGCTGAGAGACTGAAGAAGAGAAGATGGCAGCAGTGTGTGCGCCATGTAGTGGTCATTAAAACGACACCGTCGCACTCCTATTTATTTTAGGCGCTAAATACCATTTAACCCTCTAGATTTGGTTTAATATATGAGTCTGCCcctgtattttttttattatattaaaactcccttgaatttttaataaaactaattacaGCTCCTTTTGTGTTAGTCgaataactaaattattaattttatattacaatttgatccttaaacttattatcaagtatcaaactcattcaaaattagttttattatcaaattagagtaaaatcttatttttaatacaagtcaattttagtgtctaattaaaatgataaatttaatattcttttactttattatatcttttaattttcagcataatttaatcctaaaaaatttaaacatgttaaaaatacttattttttatttaatattattaaattattatgtagtttaattttaaattttctaaataaaataaatagttaaaagttagtatttttattagacattaaaattaaattatattaaaaataaaaattttacttgtattaatttcatttgaatggttgataaatttttttttaacatataagattattataatttattttattgataataaatttgttaTCTTGGTGTCTAGATTATTTAATcctttattttaagtttaattattaacaCACTCTTCAAGTTTACCTTAATAGCCATTTTGTTCTCTAATGTTTCATGTTAATACTTTTAGAATTCAATCATTATATGTGAGTGATGGTTGGCCAGTGTCGCAATTTCAAGATTCAAGTGGAACCAAAAAACCACTAATCGACGCCATTGAGGCTATAGGGACTAAAGTGCATAATGTGTGATTAtgtgtagtgatgcaagaaccactcgttaaataataaaattaacgaCAAACATACACTAgaatcaacttctcttatCCTTAGCGAGTCGCCACTATGGTGGCAGTTTCAGGCGCACATCCAAATATCTTTAGTGACTACGTCactataaggcttttcaacctaattggaaa
The Ricinus communis isolate WT05 ecotype wild-type chromosome 1, ASM1957865v1, whole genome shotgun sequence DNA segment above includes these coding regions:
- the LOC8271503 gene encoding uncharacterized protein LOC8271503; translation: MSTAYSNPLPNTVYSSAPTIPHHENFPIITFAISVKGLIKEKWNGRRGRLVNFSRGAIRAVDGGRQQQLSPWDDKPYEILPSGKKSYLDEQDAVAFLDPPKDLIPLEPESYNPAAYLWKKIEDIPEDRRHRLLALLEPRLISRAWQTAGTRYEDPILAKKSSSNLLNCEDCETSVEFYNCRSSGGPWPMGWLKLFKKAIFRCNDGKTYGRLIGGSLIAQITNTTSPLYFMVTQHGEVMSTEQPCDLAYELGDGQLNLHNYPQSFPTPAKHPYPFNDQVVIYVRHVGPGVSVGQAWQEGNELQQVPRKLCGEILMVKDYSASLARC
- the LOC107261873 gene encoding uncharacterized protein LOC107261873, which translates into the protein MASEHDGEKAEQSTNLQGFTEMVVEQYQKIKENAETYPYVWGSYIVVYGGFALWTTYRWRKLRKTEDRVRALQERLRKLVDSQESASTTTQKIPPSIDKSPSPK